The genomic stretch GGCACGTCCCTCTTTTTTCTTTCCTTTATCAAGGATAATGTTATGTTGGGACATTTCGCGTTGCAGGCGGTCTGTTTTGTCCGCTACAAGGCTGAGTTTGTTCTTCAGAGAAAATGTAAGCTAGGAGGTCCTGATTATGCCGAAATACACGGTAAAGATTCAACCGGGGAAACGAGCCGAGGCCTGTACCTGCAAGATGGGGCAGCAGAGGTACACAGTGGAAGCCGAGTCCAAGGATGCGGCAATGACACTTGCCGGAAACAGATGGTACGATGCAGAGTGCCCGAATAGGCAACCAGATGATTGCCCGCATGGTCGAGAGGAGATTATTGCCGAGTGCAGTTACACTGTACAGGAAGTGTAAGGGGTATTTCCTCATCGTTCATCGTTGGTCCATTGTTGCTGAAGCGCGGTTTTTTGTCCAGGCTGTGTAGGGGCGAACCCCCGTGTTCGCCCTGAATGTTCCGTGCCGTATATAAACGGGCAGGCACAGGGGGCCTGCCCCTACGGTGCTGTCCTGAAAAATGGGGATTTATTTTTTTGGGAATCGCTTATTGTTCAACCGGCCGGGTCTCGCTTTTGGAGAAAGAGATCGCCCTGAAATCGTAGCCAGAAGGCTCCTGAAAAACGCGGAGGTCAAAATAGGGCAGGATAGCGATCAGATGATCAAAGATATCTGCCTGTAAGGCCTCGTAATTGGCCCAGACCTGATCATTACTAAAGACATAGATTTCCAGAGGCATACCTGTGGAGCCGGGTTTCAGTTGCCGGACCAGAAAGGTCATTTTTTTGTGGATTTTGGGATGTTCCTGGAGCCATGCTGAGATATAAGCTCGAAAAACACCCACATTTGTTAGGCAACGCCCGTTGATTGTCTCGCTTGATTCTGCTCCCCGCGCCCTGTTATATTTTTTGATTTCTTCCCTTCCGCTGCGGAGATACTCCCGAAGAATACGGATCTCCCCCAATCTGTCTAAATCATCATCTGTCAGAAAACGAATCGAGGTCATGTCAAGATGCAGGGCCCGTTTGATCCGACGGCCCCCAGACTCGCTCATGCCGCGCCAATTTTTAAAGGGATTGGCGATCAGGGCATAGGTGGGGATGGTGGTGACGGTCTTATTCCAGTTGCGCACCCGAACCGAGTGGATGGATACCTCAATGACATCGCCGTCCGCGCCATGTGATCCCATCTCAATCCAGTCACCCACCCTGATCATATCATTGGCTGTGAGTTGAATAGAGGCGATAAAGCCAAGAATGGTATCCCGGAAGATGAGCATGGTGAGCGCAGTCAGGCCGCCCATGACGGAAAGCAGGCCCCAAGGGGAACGACCGGTCAATGCGCTGATGAGCAAGATAGCGCATAGGATATAGGAGACGATCCTGATGGCGTCGATATAGCCCCGAATAGTCTTGCCGGTTTGGAGATGACGGGAGCGATAGATGCTGTTGACGGCCTTGAGCAGGGCGCTGATGAGACGGACTCCGGCCAGGATGAAACCGCAGATAATCAGGCGGCGGAGCAGCTCCACCCATTGCGAATCAGGGGGGAGGAGGATGTCCTGGGCGATATAGAAGATGAGCACCGGGACAAACCAGGACAGTCGGGTGAAAAAATAATGATCTACCAGGGCGTCATCCCAGCGTAGGCGGTTATTGCGGATGAGCTTAATAAGGGTGCTGACCAGAGTGCGGCGAACGATCCAGGTTGTTAACAGGGCCACGAGAACGACCGCAAAGATTATGAGGCTGTACGTCAG from Candidatus Electrothrix communis encodes the following:
- a CDS encoding mechanosensitive ion channel, whose translation is MNKQPHLLITWLEQAGISHNFAVPLTYSLIIFAVVLVALLTTWIVRRTLVSTLIKLIRNNRLRWDDALVDHYFFTRLSWFVPVLIFYIAQDILLPPDSQWVELLRRLIICGFILAGVRLISALLKAVNSIYRSRHLQTGKTIRGYIDAIRIVSYILCAILLISALTGRSPWGLLSVMGGLTALTMLIFRDTILGFIASIQLTANDMIRVGDWIEMGSHGADGDVIEVSIHSVRVRNWNKTVTTIPTYALIANPFKNWRGMSESGGRRIKRALHLDMTSIRFLTDDDLDRLGEIRILREYLRSGREEIKKYNRARGAESSETINGRCLTNVGVFRAYISAWLQEHPKIHKKMTFLVRQLKPGSTGMPLEIYVFSNDQVWANYEALQADIFDHLIAILPYFDLRVFQEPSGYDFRAISFSKSETRPVEQ